The following proteins are co-located in the Leptospira weilii genome:
- a CDS encoding SDR family NAD(P)-dependent oxidoreductase, with protein sequence MSDSQTNGKNKLAIDEIQECIRLLESLTKNPELLTSIPEKERIALMTVAGRISRPNRNEIRIRNKTIKHSRRKEIVAQERKARAATGIRTARTTPVFKAPLQITDQTDIWKSENAPKLSSPRNCYICKKEYTRLHFFYDAMCPSCGELNYKKRFQTASLHGQVALITGSRLKIGYQATLMLLRAGATVIATTRFPVDAALRFSKEDDFSRWSDRLQIFGLDLRHTPSVELFASYIEQTVDRLDILINNAAQTVRRPPGFYTHLMKFESLDFHDIPKEAGQLLKLHRDCKRKLASFGGMNLADESALPVSWNGKIPGVGIHSSARLSQIPYSHDNSFELETVFPEGQTDADLQQIDLRKTNSWRLKLGEIQTSEMLEVQLVNAVAPFVLCNRLVSVMRRKNTGQKHIVNVSAMEGKFHRFKKEDRHPHTNMAKAALNMLTHTSASDFAKDGIYMNAVDTGWVTDEDPVELSQKKQDLHDFQPPLDIVDGAARVCDPFFDGILTGKHWCGKFLKDYFPIDW encoded by the coding sequence ATGAGCGATTCTCAAACAAACGGCAAAAACAAACTAGCCATTGATGAAATTCAAGAATGTATCCGGCTTCTTGAATCATTGACGAAAAATCCCGAACTGCTAACGTCTATTCCCGAAAAAGAACGAATCGCATTGATGACCGTTGCGGGTAGAATTTCCAGACCTAATCGGAACGAAATTCGGATTCGAAACAAAACGATCAAACATTCCAGAAGAAAAGAGATCGTCGCTCAGGAAAGAAAAGCGAGAGCGGCGACCGGAATCCGAACCGCGAGAACGACCCCAGTATTTAAGGCGCCTCTGCAAATCACCGATCAAACCGATATCTGGAAAAGCGAGAACGCACCGAAACTTTCTTCGCCTCGCAACTGTTATATTTGCAAAAAAGAATATACCCGGCTTCATTTTTTCTATGACGCCATGTGTCCGTCATGTGGAGAATTAAATTATAAGAAAAGATTTCAGACCGCGTCTTTGCACGGCCAAGTCGCATTGATCACCGGCTCTAGACTGAAAATCGGTTATCAAGCGACCTTAATGCTTTTAAGAGCCGGTGCGACCGTGATCGCGACCACTCGTTTTCCGGTCGATGCTGCATTACGATTTTCTAAAGAAGACGATTTTTCCAGATGGTCTGATCGCCTTCAGATTTTCGGTTTGGACTTAAGACATACCCCAAGTGTGGAACTTTTTGCGAGCTATATAGAACAAACCGTGGATCGTTTGGACATTCTCATCAACAACGCGGCCCAGACGGTTCGCAGACCTCCCGGGTTCTATACTCATTTGATGAAATTCGAATCATTAGACTTTCATGATATACCGAAAGAAGCGGGACAACTTCTAAAACTTCATAGAGATTGCAAACGGAAACTTGCGTCTTTCGGAGGAATGAATCTTGCCGACGAATCCGCACTTCCCGTAAGTTGGAACGGAAAAATACCCGGAGTGGGAATCCATTCCTCGGCACGGCTTTCCCAAATCCCGTATTCCCACGATAATTCTTTCGAATTGGAGACGGTTTTTCCCGAAGGTCAAACGGATGCGGATCTTCAACAGATCGATCTTAGAAAAACGAACAGTTGGAGACTTAAATTAGGTGAAATTCAGACCTCGGAGATGTTGGAAGTCCAGCTTGTAAACGCAGTCGCCCCCTTCGTTCTTTGCAATCGCCTTGTTTCCGTTATGCGAAGAAAAAATACGGGACAAAAACATATCGTAAACGTTTCCGCGATGGAAGGGAAATTTCATCGTTTCAAAAAAGAGGACAGGCATCCTCACACCAATATGGCGAAAGCCGCATTGAACATGCTTACGCACACTTCCGCGAGTGATTTTGCAAAAGACGGAATTTATATGAACGCCGTCGACACTGGCTGGGTAACCGACGAAGACCCGGTCGAGTTATCCCAAAAAAAACAGGATCTTCACGATTTTCAACCCCCATTGGATATCGTCGACGGCGCGGCAAGAGTTTGTGATCCGTTCTTTGACGGAATTCTCACCGGAAAACATTGGTGCGGTAAATTTTTAAAAGATTATTTTCCGATCGATTGGTAA
- a CDS encoding UvrD-helicase domain-containing protein, with product MKKEVQYSPAQKAVIEEKSRFVQVVAAAGSGKTSTMVGIIERILVENLFPEESILVLTFSRKAAGEISDRIQRSTEKNSIRVQTFHAYCLYVLGRWHPRFIAQKPKILPLEEKNQFYREFLKKERNKIGGIPYELFWAENIPYIRENFAELKKNLEFAYQKYKEENGFLDFDDLVRMFLDGLRNEEEWTHESRNILRKIIVDEFQDTDLEQLEFLQLLSRSASIVVVGDDSQAIYSFRGTAPGAFLSFQKLFQPCKLHFLNTNYRSLPEIIRTSAIPIRKNREKIEKEVFPSRQGKAFVGKILMEGAVDLIPFLIRAIPSSETDLKILCRSNFRISEYARIGIPKDYLMTIHSSKGLEFHTVFVDLADGWNVRPDSPLETIEEERRILYVGLSRAKDRLLVLGAAKNSRRETIENEFFRYFKKLKKIEPEDLSK from the coding sequence ATGAAAAAAGAAGTTCAATATAGCCCAGCCCAAAAAGCGGTGATCGAAGAAAAGTCAAGATTCGTGCAAGTTGTAGCTGCGGCGGGTTCCGGAAAAACAAGCACGATGGTAGGGATCATAGAACGAATTTTGGTTGAAAATTTGTTTCCGGAAGAATCTATCTTAGTCTTAACATTTTCGAGAAAAGCCGCCGGAGAAATTTCGGATAGGATTCAAAGATCTACCGAGAAAAATTCCATACGGGTCCAGACGTTTCACGCGTATTGTTTGTATGTACTGGGTCGCTGGCATCCTAGATTTATAGCGCAAAAACCGAAAATTCTTCCGTTGGAAGAGAAAAATCAATTCTATCGCGAATTCTTAAAAAAAGAACGAAACAAAATCGGAGGGATTCCCTACGAACTTTTTTGGGCGGAGAATATTCCTTATATCCGCGAGAATTTCGCAGAGCTCAAAAAAAATCTCGAATTCGCTTATCAAAAATACAAAGAGGAGAATGGTTTTTTAGACTTCGACGATCTGGTAAGAATGTTTTTGGACGGTCTTCGAAATGAGGAGGAATGGACTCATGAATCCAGAAACATACTTCGAAAAATCATTGTGGATGAATTTCAAGATACGGATTTGGAACAACTTGAATTTCTTCAGTTGTTATCCAGAAGTGCGTCAATCGTCGTTGTAGGCGACGACAGCCAAGCGATCTATAGTTTTCGGGGAACCGCACCCGGGGCGTTTTTAAGTTTTCAAAAACTTTTCCAACCTTGCAAGCTTCATTTCTTAAATACGAATTATCGCTCCTTGCCGGAAATCATTCGAACGTCCGCGATTCCGATCCGAAAGAATCGGGAAAAAATCGAAAAAGAGGTTTTTCCATCGCGTCAAGGGAAAGCTTTCGTCGGTAAGATCCTCATGGAGGGAGCCGTCGATCTGATTCCGTTTTTAATTCGAGCGATTCCTTCGTCCGAAACGGACTTGAAAATCTTATGTCGATCGAATTTTAGAATTAGCGAATATGCCAGAATTGGAATTCCGAAAGACTATCTTATGACGATTCATTCCAGTAAAGGTTTGGAATTTCATACCGTTTTTGTGGACCTTGCGGACGGTTGGAATGTGAGACCCGATTCTCCTTTGGAAACGATCGAAGAGGAAAGGCGGATTCTTTACGTCGGTTTGTCGAGGGCGAAGGATCGTTTGTTGGTCTTGGGTGCCGCTAAGAATTCGAGAAGAGAAACGATCGAAAACGAGTTCTTCCGTTATTTCAAAAAACTAAAAAAGATAGAACCCGAAGATCTTTCGAAGTAA